GAAGCCTGGCTTCCTAAGTTCTCTGGTGCTGTTCGAATAATGGCAGTGGCTTATAAGGACAATCAGTTTGGATCGGCTGAAAAAGAAATGAAAGTTGCCGATCCAATTGTAATAAGTTCAGCTTTACCGCGCATATTGAGTCCGGGTGATAAGCTTGTCTTCCCCATTACATTAACGAATACAACAGCAAAATCAACAAAAGCGAAAGTAACGATTAGTGTTAATGGACCTATAAAAATTGATGGAGATATAACTCAAAGCATACAATTGAATGCCAATAGCGAGGGGCAGCTAGCTTTCCAATTAATAGCTGATAAGGCAATTGGAAATGCAGAAATAAAAGTAAAAGTAAGCGCCCTGAATGAGCAGTTTTCTGATGAAACAAATGTTCCTGTTCGTCCTGCTGCCGGTTTGGAGAAGAAATTTGGTGCTGGGAATATTACTGCTGGTAAAACAGTTTCATTAACTGTGACATCAGATTTTCTGAAAAAGAGTTCTTCTTCGAAATTAATTCTAAGTAAGTCTCCTCTTGCTGAGTTTTCCAAAGATCTGGAATACCTGATTCGATATCCTTATGGCTGTTTGGAGCAAACAGTTTCTGCTGCATTTCCTCAATTGTATATTCGAGATTTAGCCACAGCACTGAATCAAAATAAAGCCAGGCAAAACATGGATATTGACTATAATGTGCAGCAGGCTATTCATAAAGTTCAATCGCTGCAGATGTATGATGGTTCATTTACCTATTGGCCAAGTGGTAGCTATGCAAATGTTTGGGCCAGCGTTTATGCAACTCATTTTTTGGTGGAAGCCAAGAAAGCTGGATATGAAGTTACTGACTCGAAGTTGAATAATGCCATGAGGTATTTGAAACGAATTGTCAAAAATAAAGCCTACGATACCTGGCATTATTACGATCAATCAAATTCCCTACAATTTAAAACGATTGCAGGCAGGGAGAATTTTTATGCACTCTTTGTACTGGCTGCTAGTGGAAAAGAAAATCGGTCGATCATGAATTATTACAAAGCCAATTTGCACTTACTTTCAACTGATTCAAAGTTCTTATTAGCGGGTTCCTTTGCATTAATTGGTGATATGAAAAGCTATCATACTATAGTCCCCAAAGCATGGGATAATTATCGATCAAGACGTTCTTTTGGAGGGTCATTTTATTCCTATGTAAGAGATAAAGGAATTGCCTTATATGCATTAATGGAAAGTGATCCTTCTAATATGATGGTACCCGTTTTAACGAAGAATTTATCTGAAGAGTTTAAGTCAAAACGATGGTTGTCAACACAGGAAAGAGTTTTTGCGCTATTGGCTTTGGGTAAAGTTGCCCAAAAAGGTAGCCATTCAAATGTTACTGCAAGCATCAGCTTTGGGAAGAATAGTTATCAATTTACAGGAAAGGATTTAGTCATACCAGATAATTTCAATAACCAAAAGGTAACCATCAGCACCCAAGGAAGTGGTAATTTGTACTATTTCTATGAGGTAGAAGGAATAAGTGAAAGTGGAAAAGTCGAAGAAAGAGATAATAATCTCATTGTACGAAGAAATTTCTATGATCGGTTTGGCAATGCTTTAAATGGCAAATATTTTAGTCAAAATGATTTGGTTGTCATTGAGCTTTCAATTCGTTCATCTATTGGAAAAGAGGTGGAAAATGTTGCTGTAACAGATATCCTTCCTGCATGTTTCGAAATTGAAAATCCACGATTGACGGAAGGACGAGAAATGGATTGGATCAAATATCGGCTATATCCCGATTATGTTGATATTCGTGACGATAGACTTTCATTTTTTACTACTGCACGATCAACTACGCAAAAGTATTATTATTCAGTACGAGTAGTTTCTAAAGGAACGTTCAAGTTAGGTGCTGTTGGAGCTGATGCCATGTATGATGGAGAGTATAATTCTTATTATGGTGCCGGGGAGGTTGTGGTGAAGTAGATAGTCTCTCGCAAAGACGCAAGGAACGCTATGTAAACTGACTGAAAAATGCGTTGTGATCTTTGCGCCTTTGCGAGAAAACTAAGAATTAATCCGCACGAATGATCTGCCATTTCATTTCAAAACTGATGCATAACAACTTTATAAAAGGATTC
The nucleotide sequence above comes from Bacteroidota bacterium. Encoded proteins:
- a CDS encoding alpha-2-macroglobulin family protein — its product is EAWLPKFSGAVRIMAVAYKDNQFGSAEKEMKVADPIVISSALPRILSPGDKLVFPITLTNTTAKSTKAKVTISVNGPIKIDGDITQSIQLNANSEGQLAFQLIADKAIGNAEIKVKVSALNEQFSDETNVPVRPAAGLEKKFGAGNITAGKTVSLTVTSDFLKKSSSSKLILSKSPLAEFSKDLEYLIRYPYGCLEQTVSAAFPQLYIRDLATALNQNKARQNMDIDYNVQQAIHKVQSLQMYDGSFTYWPSGSYANVWASVYATHFLVEAKKAGYEVTDSKLNNAMRYLKRIVKNKAYDTWHYYDQSNSLQFKTIAGRENFYALFVLAASGKENRSIMNYYKANLHLLSTDSKFLLAGSFALIGDMKSYHTIVPKAWDNYRSRRSFGGSFYSYVRDKGIALYALMESDPSNMMVPVLTKNLSEEFKSKRWLSTQERVFALLALGKVAQKGSHSNVTASISFGKNSYQFTGKDLVIPDNFNNQKVTISTQGSGNLYYFYEVEGISESGKVEERDNNLIVRRNFYDRFGNALNGKYFSQNDLVVIELSIRSSIGKEVENVAVTDILPACFEIENPRLTEGREMDWIKYRLYPDYVDIRDDRLSFFTTARSTTQKYYYSVRVVSKGTFKLGAVGADAMYDGEYNSYYGAGEVVVK